A portion of the Bdellovibrio bacteriovorus genome contains these proteins:
- a CDS encoding Maf family protein → MTPLQLVLASESPRRRALLKEAGFNFDVVPSKVSEIPNKNLNVNDQILDIARRKARAVYEVLKPGRTGPFVILTADTEVIFGGAPLGKPSDKDDAYRILKLLSGHFHEVITAVCVMNSETGKEISQIETTQIYFKELTDKEIWDYINTGEPMDKAGAYGIQGGGGNFVQKIEGPFDNVVGLPMKLVRTLLTEIGFIPS, encoded by the coding sequence ATGACACCACTTCAACTTGTCTTGGCATCAGAGTCTCCACGTCGTCGCGCACTTCTTAAAGAAGCTGGTTTTAACTTTGACGTGGTTCCATCTAAAGTATCGGAAATTCCTAACAAAAACCTGAATGTAAACGATCAGATTTTGGATATTGCTAGACGTAAAGCCAGAGCGGTGTACGAAGTTCTGAAGCCCGGTCGCACCGGCCCCTTCGTGATTTTAACGGCTGATACCGAAGTTATTTTCGGTGGGGCCCCACTCGGGAAGCCTTCAGATAAGGACGACGCCTACCGCATTTTAAAACTTTTGTCGGGGCATTTTCACGAGGTCATCACAGCCGTTTGCGTGATGAATAGCGAAACCGGCAAAGAGATTTCTCAAATTGAGACAACGCAGATTTACTTTAAAGAACTTACCGACAAAGAAATCTGGGATTACATAAATACCGGCGAGCCCATGGACAAAGCCGGAGCCTATGGCATTCAAGGGGGCGGTGGAAATTTCGTCCAAAAGATTGAAGGTCCTTTTGATAATGTTGTGGGCCTTCCCATGAAACTCGTGCGGACACTCCTCACTGAAATCGGTTTTATCCCTTCTTGA
- a CDS encoding DUF192 domain-containing protein, giving the protein MMAALINKTTNQTLVPDLKVAKTFWSRGKGLLGRASLPQEEALWILRCNSIHTFFMQFSIDCVFVDKNLKVKAIYEDVRPGRLVFPVWGASSVIEMSAGSVSKMKVSVGDQLYVGA; this is encoded by the coding sequence ATGATGGCAGCTTTGATTAACAAAACGACAAATCAAACTTTAGTTCCGGATCTGAAAGTAGCAAAAACTTTCTGGAGTCGGGGCAAGGGCCTTTTGGGTCGCGCTTCATTACCTCAAGAAGAAGCATTGTGGATTTTAAGATGCAATAGCATTCACACGTTCTTTATGCAGTTTTCTATTGATTGTGTGTTCGTAGATAAAAACTTGAAGGTCAAAGCAATCTACGAAGATGTGCGACCGGGACGTTTGGTTTTTCCTGTATGGGGAGCCAGTTCCGTCATTGAAATGTCAGCAGGTTCGGTCAGCAAAATGAAAGTCAGCGTGGGAGATCAACTTTATGTGGGCGCTTAG
- a CDS encoding S1 family peptidase, giving the protein MNVRSSLLLASAALLFTACTQSKTSSLNLDNKNTSIVNGSAALPQDPVTASTVALIAKYEGKPYSFCTGTLISEDLVLTANHCLEYTEKPSDVWIFFGADLPKEFSDTRILQVENFERHSGYEMIFDETGYPVTGINDVAVIRLQKKAPAGTTVVPVLAPETVLKDGQSLLLAGYGLIDDVKGVRAEGLNFTQVPLAKVWDTILVTDQLRSGACSGDSGGPAYIENNNGLVVVGITRGPHDKAPDCHTYGEYTYASKHKEFILEAAKKLGAQEPQFVDLK; this is encoded by the coding sequence ATGAACGTTCGATCATCTCTTCTGCTTGCTTCTGCCGCTTTGCTTTTTACGGCATGTACACAGAGCAAAACTTCTTCTTTAAATCTGGATAATAAAAATACATCGATTGTGAATGGGTCCGCAGCGTTGCCTCAGGATCCGGTGACAGCTTCCACGGTCGCCCTTATCGCTAAGTACGAAGGCAAGCCCTATTCTTTTTGTACAGGCACTTTAATTTCTGAAGATTTGGTTCTGACTGCGAACCACTGCCTGGAATACACAGAAAAACCCTCAGATGTTTGGATCTTTTTTGGAGCTGATCTTCCTAAAGAGTTTTCCGACACTCGCATTCTACAAGTCGAAAACTTTGAAAGACATTCTGGCTATGAAATGATCTTTGATGAAACAGGCTATCCAGTGACTGGTATCAATGACGTTGCCGTCATTCGTCTTCAAAAAAAGGCGCCAGCAGGAACGACTGTGGTCCCGGTTCTAGCTCCTGAAACAGTATTAAAAGACGGCCAATCTTTGCTTCTGGCTGGCTACGGTTTGATCGACGATGTGAAAGGTGTCCGAGCTGAGGGCCTTAACTTCACTCAAGTTCCTCTTGCTAAAGTGTGGGACACTATCTTAGTCACCGATCAATTGCGTTCCGGCGCTTGCAGTGGAGATTCTGGGGGCCCTGCTTATATTGAAAATAATAACGGACTTGTCGTTGTCGGCATTACGCGTGGACCTCATGACAAAGCTCCTGATTGCCACACTTACGGTGAGTACACTTACGCTTCAAAACACAAAGAATTCATTTTGGAAGCTGCAAAAAAGCTGGGTGCGCAAGAACCTCAATTTGTCGACCTGAAGTAA
- a CDS encoding YggS family pyridoxal phosphate-dependent enzyme → MDLKTLHQQTAPARILAVSKLQPEEKIRALYSEGQRMFGENYVQEALDKIEHLQDLSDIQWHLIGHLQKNKAKYVAGKFALIHSIDSLELAQVLSRQCENKNVQQNILIQVNVAQEETKGGFDKDSLKKHWNELTHLPCLKINGFMTMPPLTENPEEVRPYFQELRKLKEELKSQTDLNLHPLNELSMGTSHDYGVAVEEGATILRLGTILFGERPIKR, encoded by the coding sequence ATGGACTTAAAAACGCTTCACCAGCAAACAGCCCCTGCCCGCATCTTAGCTGTCTCTAAATTACAGCCCGAAGAAAAAATTCGCGCTCTTTATAGCGAAGGGCAGCGAATGTTTGGCGAAAACTACGTGCAAGAAGCCTTAGATAAAATCGAGCACTTGCAAGACCTTTCCGATATTCAATGGCACTTAATCGGCCACCTACAAAAAAATAAAGCGAAATACGTTGCCGGAAAGTTTGCGCTGATCCATTCGATAGATTCACTGGAACTCGCCCAGGTCTTAAGCCGTCAGTGCGAAAATAAAAACGTTCAGCAAAACATTTTGATTCAGGTCAATGTCGCTCAGGAAGAAACAAAGGGCGGTTTTGACAAAGATAGTCTGAAAAAACACTGGAACGAGCTCACCCACCTGCCATGCCTAAAAATTAATGGCTTTATGACCATGCCACCATTAACCGAAAACCCCGAGGAAGTACGTCCTTACTTTCAGGAGCTTCGCAAGCTTAAGGAGGAACTGAAGAGTCAGACAGATCTGAATCTTCACCCTCTCAATGAGCTGTCAATGGGCACGAGTCACGATTACGGCGTCGCCGTCGAAGAAGGAGCGACAATCCTGCGTCTTGGGACTATTTTGTTTGGCGAACGCCCCATCAAAAGGTAG
- a CDS encoding type II secretion system F family protein, translated as MGSAELMLILGLLLAGVAVFLFVNSIFASNTDKQQLSWANNDEPVKSKNAIINFSRPLVHQFTLQHALRIRSEGYRKRVRKYIKTSGLSAEINEDEFIGLQLLWGVMFPIFLLIMNFSLQLGLPVPMVIGVGLMGFYLPQIHAKGEKKRRELSVRADLPFFIDLLALSVEAGLDFFSAIQKIVDKAQGTDSVLADELGTVLKDIKIGASKTQALKDMAERLDMNEITSFVAVLVDAESTGASISQVLKDQSVQMRLERFVRAEKAGAKASQTILIPLMLFILPAVFIIVFGPVAVSFMYGGK; from the coding sequence ATGGGAAGCGCAGAATTAATGCTGATTCTAGGCTTGCTACTCGCGGGAGTGGCGGTGTTCCTATTTGTAAATTCCATTTTCGCAAGCAACACCGACAAGCAACAACTTTCGTGGGCCAACAATGATGAACCCGTTAAATCTAAAAACGCGATCATCAATTTTTCGCGTCCTTTGGTTCATCAATTCACTTTGCAGCACGCTTTAAGAATTCGCAGTGAAGGTTATCGCAAACGGGTTCGCAAATACATTAAGACCTCAGGTCTTTCCGCAGAAATCAACGAAGATGAGTTCATTGGCTTGCAGCTTTTATGGGGCGTGATGTTCCCGATCTTCCTTTTGATCATGAACTTCTCTTTGCAGTTGGGATTGCCCGTTCCTATGGTGATTGGTGTGGGATTGATGGGTTTCTATCTTCCGCAAATTCACGCCAAAGGTGAAAAGAAACGCCGTGAGCTTTCTGTGCGCGCAGATCTTCCTTTCTTCATTGATCTTTTGGCGTTGTCCGTTGAAGCCGGTCTGGATTTCTTTTCGGCGATTCAAAAAATCGTGGATAAGGCACAAGGTACAGACAGCGTCCTTGCTGATGAACTGGGAACAGTTTTGAAAGATATTAAAATCGGTGCCTCCAAAACCCAAGCCTTAAAAGACATGGCCGAGCGTTTGGATATGAACGAGATTACAAGCTTCGTCGCGGTTCTAGTGGATGCCGAGTCTACGGGTGCCAGTATTTCTCAAGTTTTGAAAGATCAGTCGGTGCAGATGCGTCTAGAAAGATTCGTTCGCGCTGAAAAAGCCGGTGCGAAAGCATCGCAGACTATTTTGATTCCTTTGATGTTATTTATTTTACCAGCGGTCTTCATTATCGTGTTTGGACCGGTGGCCGTGTCCTTTATGTACGGCGGGAAATAA